One region of Triticum aestivum cultivar Chinese Spring chromosome 6B, IWGSC CS RefSeq v2.1, whole genome shotgun sequence genomic DNA includes:
- the LOC123137456 gene encoding F-box/LRR-repeat protein 14 isoform X2, with amino-acid sequence MGGVCSRKRSQLVEEDDDSLQTPTRFSKTSSLKWLLLTLPHSSSDVSRKGPGKGPGRCPTLMELCVAKVCKDISKYSTFSMLPTDLSQQIFDELVDSNCLTDESLETFRDCALHDIYLGEYPGVKDAWMEVVASQRQSLLSVDISCSDVTDRGLNFLSDCSNMQSLSCNYCEHVSEHGLGVLSGFSNLTSLSFKRSDGVTAEGMSVFANLVNLVNLDLERCLKIHGGLVHMKGLRKLESLNMRYCNYITDSDIKYLSDLTNLKELQLSSCRITDLGISYLTGLASLMLLNLNRCGIYDEGCESFEDLKKLKVLNLGFNHITDACLVHLKGLINLESLNLDSCKIGDEGLLHLKGLVLLTSLELSDTAIGSNGLRHLSDLRNLHSINLSFTLVTDTGMKKISTLNSLKSVNLDNRLITDVGLAALIGLTGLTHLDLFGARVTDHGTSFLRYFKNLESLEVCSGSITDAGVKNIKDLKALTLLNLSQNAKLTDKTLELISGLTALISLNVSNSRVSNAGLRHLKALQNLRSLTLDSCRVTANEMKKLRVTALPNLISVRPE; translated from the exons ATGGGTGGCGTCTGTTCAAGGAAGCGAAGCcaattggtggaggaggacgacgactctCTCCAGACACCGACGAGGTTCTCCAAGACCAGCAGCTTGAAATGGCTGCTGCTCACGCTGCCCCACAGCAGCTCCGATGTCTCCCGCAAGGGACCAGGGAAGGGCCCTGGCCGGTGCCCGACACTCATGGAGCTCTGTGTGGCCAAAGTCTGCAAG GATATCAGTAAGTATTCTACTTTCTCTATGCTGCCGACTGATCTCAGCCAGCAGATTTTCGATGAATTGGTGGACTCAAACTGTCTTACGGATGAATCGCTTGAAACCTTTCGGGATTGTGCGCTGCAT GACATTTATTTGGGGGAGTATCCTGGAGTTAAGGATGCCTGGATGGAAGTAGTGGCTTCACAAAGGCAGTCATTATTGTCCGTTGACATTTCTTGCTCTGATGTTACTGATCGTGGCTTAAATTTTCTTAGTGATTGCTCAAACATGCAAAGCTTGTCATGTAATTACTGTGAACATGTCTCAGAACATGGCCTTGGAGTTTTGTCAG GTTTCTCAAACTTGACATCTTTAAGTTTCAAGAGAAGTGACGGTGTTACTGCTGAAGGAATGAGTGTGTTTGCAAATTTAGTTAATTTGGTAAATCTTGACCTTGAGCGATGCCTGAAGATTCATGGTGGCCTTGTTCATATGAAAG GCCTGAGAAAGCTGGAGTCACTTAATATGAGATATTGTAACTACATTACAGATTCAGATATCAAGTATTTATCAG ATCTCACAAATTTGAAGGAACTGCAATTGTCTTCTTGTAGAATTACAGACCTGGGTATTTCTTATCTTACAG GATTGGCTTCACTGATGTTGTTGAATTTGAATCGGTGTGGCATATATGATGAAGGCTGTGAAAGCTTTGAAG ATCTTAAAAAATTGAAGGTCTTAAATTTGGGCTTTAACCATATTACAGATGCATGTTTGGTGCATCTGAAAG GATTAATCAATTTGGAGTCCTTGAACCTGGATTCATGCAAGATCGGAGATGAAGGTCTATTACATCTGAAGG GCCTTGTGTTATTGACAAGCTTGGAGCTTTCTGACACTGCAATTGGAAGCAACGGGCTCCGGCATCTTTCTG ATCTTCGGAATTTGCACAGCATAAATCTCTCATTTACATTGGTCACAGACACCGGCATGAAGAAGATTTCCACGTTGAATTCACTGAAGTCAGTTAATCTTGACAATCGCCTGATAACTGATGTTGGCTTAGCAGCACTCATAG GTCTTACTGGGTTGACTCATCTTGACCTTTTCGGAGCTCGGGTAACTGACCATGGGACAAGCTTCTTGAGAT ATTTTAAGAATCTCGAATCCCTTGAGGTATGCAGTGGGTCAATCACTGATGCTGGGGTGAAGAATATCAAGGACCTCAAAGCTCTGACGCTCCTCAACCTTTCGCAAAATGCTAAGCTGACAGACAAAACCCTGGAGCTGATTTCTG GCTTGACCGCTTTGATCTCCTTGAATGTGTCCAACTCTCGGGTGTCCAACGCTGGTCTCCGTCACCTGAAGGCGCTGCAGAACTTGCGGTCGCTGACGCTGGATTCCTGCAGAGTGACAGCGAATGAGATGAAGAAGCTCAGGGTGACAGCGCTCCCCAATCTGATCAGTGTTCGCCCTGAGTAG
- the LOC123137456 gene encoding F-box/LRR-repeat protein 14 isoform X1, producing the protein MGGVCSRKRSQLVEEDDDSLQTPTRFSKTSSLKWLLLTLPHSSSDVSRKGPGKGPGRCPTLMELCVAKVCKDISKYSTFSMLPTDLSQQIFDELVDSNCLTDESLETFRDCALHDIYLGEYPGVKDAWMEVVASQRQSLLSVDISCSDVTDRGLNFLSDCSNMQSLSCNYCEHVSEHGLGVLSGFSNLTSLSFKRSDGVTAEGMSVFANLVNLVNLDLERCLKIHGGLVHMKGLRKLESLNMRYCNYITDSDIKYLSDLTNLKELQLSSCRITDLGISYLTGLSKLTHLNLESCPVTAACLEAISGLASLMLLNLNRCGIYDEGCESFEDLKKLKVLNLGFNHITDACLVHLKGLINLESLNLDSCKIGDEGLLHLKGLVLLTSLELSDTAIGSNGLRHLSDLRNLHSINLSFTLVTDTGMKKISTLNSLKSVNLDNRLITDVGLAALIGLTGLTHLDLFGARVTDHGTSFLRYFKNLESLEVCSGSITDAGVKNIKDLKALTLLNLSQNAKLTDKTLELISGLTALISLNVSNSRVSNAGLRHLKALQNLRSLTLDSCRVTANEMKKLRVTALPNLISVRPE; encoded by the exons ATGGGTGGCGTCTGTTCAAGGAAGCGAAGCcaattggtggaggaggacgacgactctCTCCAGACACCGACGAGGTTCTCCAAGACCAGCAGCTTGAAATGGCTGCTGCTCACGCTGCCCCACAGCAGCTCCGATGTCTCCCGCAAGGGACCAGGGAAGGGCCCTGGCCGGTGCCCGACACTCATGGAGCTCTGTGTGGCCAAAGTCTGCAAG GATATCAGTAAGTATTCTACTTTCTCTATGCTGCCGACTGATCTCAGCCAGCAGATTTTCGATGAATTGGTGGACTCAAACTGTCTTACGGATGAATCGCTTGAAACCTTTCGGGATTGTGCGCTGCAT GACATTTATTTGGGGGAGTATCCTGGAGTTAAGGATGCCTGGATGGAAGTAGTGGCTTCACAAAGGCAGTCATTATTGTCCGTTGACATTTCTTGCTCTGATGTTACTGATCGTGGCTTAAATTTTCTTAGTGATTGCTCAAACATGCAAAGCTTGTCATGTAATTACTGTGAACATGTCTCAGAACATGGCCTTGGAGTTTTGTCAG GTTTCTCAAACTTGACATCTTTAAGTTTCAAGAGAAGTGACGGTGTTACTGCTGAAGGAATGAGTGTGTTTGCAAATTTAGTTAATTTGGTAAATCTTGACCTTGAGCGATGCCTGAAGATTCATGGTGGCCTTGTTCATATGAAAG GCCTGAGAAAGCTGGAGTCACTTAATATGAGATATTGTAACTACATTACAGATTCAGATATCAAGTATTTATCAG ATCTCACAAATTTGAAGGAACTGCAATTGTCTTCTTGTAGAATTACAGACCTGGGTATTTCTTATCTTACAG GCTTGTCCAAGTTAACACATCTAAACTTGGAGAGCTGTCCAGTGACCGCTGCTTGCTTGGAAGCTATCTCAG GATTGGCTTCACTGATGTTGTTGAATTTGAATCGGTGTGGCATATATGATGAAGGCTGTGAAAGCTTTGAAG ATCTTAAAAAATTGAAGGTCTTAAATTTGGGCTTTAACCATATTACAGATGCATGTTTGGTGCATCTGAAAG GATTAATCAATTTGGAGTCCTTGAACCTGGATTCATGCAAGATCGGAGATGAAGGTCTATTACATCTGAAGG GCCTTGTGTTATTGACAAGCTTGGAGCTTTCTGACACTGCAATTGGAAGCAACGGGCTCCGGCATCTTTCTG ATCTTCGGAATTTGCACAGCATAAATCTCTCATTTACATTGGTCACAGACACCGGCATGAAGAAGATTTCCACGTTGAATTCACTGAAGTCAGTTAATCTTGACAATCGCCTGATAACTGATGTTGGCTTAGCAGCACTCATAG GTCTTACTGGGTTGACTCATCTTGACCTTTTCGGAGCTCGGGTAACTGACCATGGGACAAGCTTCTTGAGAT ATTTTAAGAATCTCGAATCCCTTGAGGTATGCAGTGGGTCAATCACTGATGCTGGGGTGAAGAATATCAAGGACCTCAAAGCTCTGACGCTCCTCAACCTTTCGCAAAATGCTAAGCTGACAGACAAAACCCTGGAGCTGATTTCTG GCTTGACCGCTTTGATCTCCTTGAATGTGTCCAACTCTCGGGTGTCCAACGCTGGTCTCCGTCACCTGAAGGCGCTGCAGAACTTGCGGTCGCTGACGCTGGATTCCTGCAGAGTGACAGCGAATGAGATGAAGAAGCTCAGGGTGACAGCGCTCCCCAATCTGATCAGTGTTCGCCCTGAGTAG
- the LOC123137456 gene encoding F-box/LRR-repeat protein 14 isoform X3, protein MSPARDQGRALAGARHSWSSVWPKSARISDIYLGEYPGVKDAWMEVVASQRQSLLSVDISCSDVTDRGLNFLSDCSNMQSLSCNYCEHVSEHGLGVLSGFSNLTSLSFKRSDGVTAEGMSVFANLVNLVNLDLERCLKIHGGLVHMKGLRKLESLNMRYCNYITDSDIKYLSDLTNLKELQLSSCRITDLGISYLTGLSKLTHLNLESCPVTAACLEAISGLASLMLLNLNRCGIYDEGCESFEDLKKLKVLNLGFNHITDACLVHLKGLINLESLNLDSCKIGDEGLLHLKGLVLLTSLELSDTAIGSNGLRHLSDLRNLHSINLSFTLVTDTGMKKISTLNSLKSVNLDNRLITDVGLAALIGLTGLTHLDLFGARVTDHGTSFLRYFKNLESLEVCSGSITDAGVKNIKDLKALTLLNLSQNAKLTDKTLELISGLTALISLNVSNSRVSNAGLRHLKALQNLRSLTLDSCRVTANEMKKLRVTALPNLISVRPE, encoded by the exons ATGTCTCCCGCAAGGGACCAGGGAAGGGCCCTGGCCGGTGCCCGACACTCATGGAGCTCTGTGTGGCCAAAGTCTGCAAG GATATCA GACATTTATTTGGGGGAGTATCCTGGAGTTAAGGATGCCTGGATGGAAGTAGTGGCTTCACAAAGGCAGTCATTATTGTCCGTTGACATTTCTTGCTCTGATGTTACTGATCGTGGCTTAAATTTTCTTAGTGATTGCTCAAACATGCAAAGCTTGTCATGTAATTACTGTGAACATGTCTCAGAACATGGCCTTGGAGTTTTGTCAG GTTTCTCAAACTTGACATCTTTAAGTTTCAAGAGAAGTGACGGTGTTACTGCTGAAGGAATGAGTGTGTTTGCAAATTTAGTTAATTTGGTAAATCTTGACCTTGAGCGATGCCTGAAGATTCATGGTGGCCTTGTTCATATGAAAG GCCTGAGAAAGCTGGAGTCACTTAATATGAGATATTGTAACTACATTACAGATTCAGATATCAAGTATTTATCAG ATCTCACAAATTTGAAGGAACTGCAATTGTCTTCTTGTAGAATTACAGACCTGGGTATTTCTTATCTTACAG GCTTGTCCAAGTTAACACATCTAAACTTGGAGAGCTGTCCAGTGACCGCTGCTTGCTTGGAAGCTATCTCAG GATTGGCTTCACTGATGTTGTTGAATTTGAATCGGTGTGGCATATATGATGAAGGCTGTGAAAGCTTTGAAG ATCTTAAAAAATTGAAGGTCTTAAATTTGGGCTTTAACCATATTACAGATGCATGTTTGGTGCATCTGAAAG GATTAATCAATTTGGAGTCCTTGAACCTGGATTCATGCAAGATCGGAGATGAAGGTCTATTACATCTGAAGG GCCTTGTGTTATTGACAAGCTTGGAGCTTTCTGACACTGCAATTGGAAGCAACGGGCTCCGGCATCTTTCTG ATCTTCGGAATTTGCACAGCATAAATCTCTCATTTACATTGGTCACAGACACCGGCATGAAGAAGATTTCCACGTTGAATTCACTGAAGTCAGTTAATCTTGACAATCGCCTGATAACTGATGTTGGCTTAGCAGCACTCATAG GTCTTACTGGGTTGACTCATCTTGACCTTTTCGGAGCTCGGGTAACTGACCATGGGACAAGCTTCTTGAGAT ATTTTAAGAATCTCGAATCCCTTGAGGTATGCAGTGGGTCAATCACTGATGCTGGGGTGAAGAATATCAAGGACCTCAAAGCTCTGACGCTCCTCAACCTTTCGCAAAATGCTAAGCTGACAGACAAAACCCTGGAGCTGATTTCTG GCTTGACCGCTTTGATCTCCTTGAATGTGTCCAACTCTCGGGTGTCCAACGCTGGTCTCCGTCACCTGAAGGCGCTGCAGAACTTGCGGTCGCTGACGCTGGATTCCTGCAGAGTGACAGCGAATGAGATGAAGAAGCTCAGGGTGACAGCGCTCCCCAATCTGATCAGTGTTCGCCCTGAGTAG